The region cttgtatctttcactttggatgaacaatgacaatggttcttcaatttgagctctcataggatcccctagcacaaaatcacacacatcaaaagttccatgaagtaaatcaagaatggacaagagtgagtttagaggtttggtccttctaatccatcttcaacattagggtccttttactccaatttgcatagggaatatcctagaaactaagtccatttgtccatttctttgcatttgatccacaataatcaaaacaaaacacaagcacaataatatatatacacaattatgtgctcaagtgagcaaaaggcaaattgcattaacataaacatgtgctcaagtgagcaaagggggaaaagcaaatgaataatatggacaagaatagtaaattgcataaatgtaaagagcaaaaagtaaatgttaatggttaatggttagtgttagtagttagtgttggtgtaagccctagaggccaatacttttggtacttgtatcgaattatttattaataataaaaggctttttctttattatgtttgtttaataaagtccctggaatagatagttcgtttaatgtatcaagtgtgacttgatcatgagagcacattaaacataaggagactattcttaaagtatccgtagtcgagctttattgtgaagtgggataacattaaagcattaagactattatgtttgtagactgatgatcacatctcatggatcatggataaagagttatcaagtcttaaacataggtatgaatattaagagtaatatttataccggattgacccgctatgagaatactatatagaaagttatgtaaattgtcataagttattctcatggtgataatggtgtataccactcttcgacctgaaaccactatggatcctagatgtagagtcaagtgctttattgttgatccaacgttgtccgtaactggataaccataaagacagttgatgggtactccacaaagcatgctgagggacatgagtgtcctagatggaatttgcccatcctgcgtaacaggataaatgtctatgggcccaatattgaactggacaaggatgacacagtatataccttgtgttcaatatagacataagggcaaatgggtaattatacacataattattatcaccggaggttttgtcagatcacatgacattttcgtgacttgggtagcagtgatgtgttgctagataccgctcactgtttattatgttaaatgcgtgatttaatataattgccaacgtcgcgaaaacctacagggtcacacataaaggacggattgatgagagatagagtaactaaggaacatcgtaaggtatgatgcacttaagtggaatacgaaatatggtaaggtaccaaatacttaagtgattttggcatattatgagatatgggccaaaatacacttaagtgggctttttagcttgaagcccacacaagtggttctataaatagaacccttgggtagaagcattgtcactcaactcttagacttggaatttcgtttccctctctctctcactcaaagccttcattcgtaccagctagcactgagattgaaggaatccgttcgtgtggactgagtaaagacgttgtcatcgttcaacgtttgtgatcgctctgtggatctgtatcaaaggttttgatcgttacaagagatctgcaccaaaggtttcaatcatcaaaagaggtaacgattctatcactgatcatgcccattcgtaaggatcactaaatggagaaatttttaaattccgctgcgccttggatggcaattctccttcagttagtgtgccataaggaaaatttagcgctatgttaagcaatcgtaattggacttatgtagtagtcacacctatctgaggcaggtcaataaaactataggcaaataaacacaagttagagatcatgactagtaagccaaactcctacaacttgccaaCTGCTCTAAACAATTACTGCTGAGGAGATACCTGAAAGATAGCTATGCAGGGAAAACATGCTTACTCTGCTgaggacttctactcatgctgggaattcctgctcactctgcTGGAGATTTCCTTGTAGGAGattggcttactagtcatgatctctaacttgtgtttatttgcctataattttattgaccggcctcagataggtgtgactactacattagtccacttacgattgcttaacataacgctaaattgtcttatgacacatTATGCACATTTCATCTCCCGacatgaatgaatgattttaatttgataaaattcctcccatgtccaatttgtgtttctctcatttcccctcccctttcatcttcattcccattctttcccatccctttcattgaccaatgaaatctcaatatcctaaggctaattggttcatcaatgaccttgtgtcagatgaaccagtacaagtatggatgagataggttcatccattttgatcttttcttttagtgtgtggtatgttttaggagtttggttcattataccaaatctctaacatgcattagcacctaaatttttattgcccaacctcagatagttgtgatttctacataagttcaattacgattgcttaacatatagataaatttgaccctaaaggcatatcattctagtaagtgagattgcaagtctccaatctttcatggtattgtggAAACTTGGCCGTTTTTCCTTCCTTCGAAAAATGACGATTCTTCCATTCAGTgacaccattttgttgtggtgcATGAGCACATGATGATTGATGAATAATTCCATGTGATGTTAAAAAATGTTGAAACTGGGATGACATATATTCACAAGCATTACCAGTGCATAAAATTTTAATGGAAGTGTCAAACTGGTTTTTATTTTCAGCATAAAATTCTTGGAATATATGGAAATCATCTAAAGTTACAAAGTAATAATATTCTAAAGTTGACTTGACACGACTAGGACCCTAAATATCATAATGAACTAAAGCAAAAGGCGGTGAAACACTTTTATGTACTCGTTGACAATAAATGCTACAAGCATGTTTGTCTAATTGATATGTGTGACACTCAAATGATGAAAGCTTAAAAAACTAGGAACTAAAAGACACATTTTATTAAGGTTAGGGTGACCAAATGTTGATGTATAAGGTCTTGAGAAGAAATAGAAGCACATGCCACTAGTGGAGATAAATGATATAATCCTCCAAACTCACTCCCTGTTCCAATCGTCCGTCTTATACGTCCATCCCGAGCATAAACAAAATTATCATAAAAAGGATTGAACAATCAAGAGTACGAGTGAACTTGTTAACAAATATTAGATTACCAGGAATGTAAAGGAAAAAAAGTCTAAAGACAAGTTTGGAAGTGGGTATGCCTGATCAAGGCCTTGAACTTTGATTTTAGAGCCATCTGCCACAGTGACAGAAGGAAAAGAATCAAAATAAGACAAGTGAGATAAAATAAATTTATTACGAGTCATATGATCAGAGGCACCAGAGTCAATGACCAAGAGAGGATGTAGAGACAAAGATTACAGGATTATTAGACTGAGCAACGACGACAAATGATGATGGTTGATGGGCTACTTTGAATTGAAGTAAATCATTGTAATCAGCAACGGGAATAGTAATGCCTTTAATGATCATCGGTTGAGCAACAACAATGACCTGTGGTTGTCGTTGTCGTTCTCTTGCCTTTGTAGGACAATCAACTTTAATGCGACCGTAACGATTGCAATGGTTATAATGAATACCATGATGATGACCACAAAGTCCTCCAGTTCGTTCACCACGACCATGGTAGTGGGAAGCAAGAGCGGATGATTTAGTGGGACATGGCATAGAAATCAGTCCAAAAGCATGAGGTGTAGTCAAGCGCAACAGTTATTCACTAACTACTTCATAGTTAGGAACAGTGGATCCCAATAAACTGGCTGAATTATGAGTGGTCAAAATTTGGAGTACGACAATAATACTTAAGATTGAAAGGTTTCAAGTTTTGGGCAGGAGTTGTTAGTCCAGTTCCTCCAACTTGTACGCACGATGAGGAAGTTTTTGGAATAAGCGATTTGGTCTCTTCCAATTGGATTGTAGTTTTTCCTGCTGTGCGGGCATAACGACTTGCTTTAAGACCAAATAACCCTCTTGCATCTTCCATAGCTTGACTTTAGTGTCGTATCTTTTGATGGCTATATGTCTGACAGAAAGATAAGGGAGCagaaaatatatattttttcacCTATTGTCAACTACTTTGCATATTTCCCTATATAGATACGCTAACACAGCTGATCCCTAACTATATTCACCACACTGACCCAAATCCTGAACAAATGGTATCCACATACTATGTACATCTTTTGCCGATTTATCAGGGAATAAAGTTAGGGAGATGCACAATATAATATAAATTCTTGTGTATATAATAAGTTCGTCATGGGAGGTATTTTCAGATATTAGAGTTTCTTCTAATATTTGTTTTAACCAAGAGATACTAACACGTTTACCTTTAATGTGATTTTCTGGAGGTTGACGGCCCAAAAACGTGGTCCATCCACTTGCACTAATCTCGGATGGTCCTACGACGGCTCTACCATTGACGCGTAGACCCAAAAGCATACTTACGTCTTCTAAAGTTATAGTGCACTCACTGGTTGGGAAGTGAAAAATATGTGTTTCGGGTCTCCATCGTTCAAGTAGAGCATATATGAAACTTGTATCAATAAATATATCCTTCAGTTTTACGACATTTGCAAAACCAGAGGTATCCAAAAAAGGTTGAATATAATGTGGGGCATCAATTAACTTATGGTTTCGGGTTCTAAAAGCTCTTTCAGGTTCCACCTGATACATGTAGCgaaaacaataaacaaaataacacatacataatatatttttatttgtaaaaaaaataacaaagcaaatgttaaacaattatcaaaacGATAAGTATCACTTACTAATGCTTGAATGTTATCATTAGTTCCCCTATGTTTATCACCCATCCAAAAAAAAGGAGTTTGAGACATATTGAGATTTGTGGTAAAAATGATAGAAGCTTGAGTTGTGGTAAAAATGAGATGATGATAGAGAAGTGAGTTGTGGTAAAAATGAAATCATGGAGGAGTATTTATAGATATATTTTCATGACGTGTTCTAGTTTTCACTTTTACATAATGATACAATTTCGTCTGTTGTTCTACGAAGACTTACATATAACTCTAATGGCCCTAAGTTAATGAAATTTAAATAATTGTTAAACATTTGACGTACATCTTCATCATTACAAATTCGAATTTCTTCATACAACAACATGCCATTTGAATTGATGTATGGTTTTCGATAGCGCAGAGCAACAATTTCTCTCTCAAATTCGGTAACATGAAGTATCTGAGTTTGGATGTCGTCAAAACCAAAGTTTTCCAATAATCTGATTGATATTGGATCAGAAATAGCATTGCAAGAATCAACTTTTTTAGATGATTTTGGCCTAATAATGTATATTAGACCGATTAAGAGAGCCATGTGGGTAGCTGATACGTTTGAATTGCTCAGGTCTGGATTCTACAATGTGTTTGATAAGACCAAACATGCAGTATATATACAACTTCCAAGTTGGTGGACAAAAATAGTAGCCTTTCTGAAATTTTTTTAGGGGTACTCCAACCAAGATGGCCGTCCCTAACGTGCACAATTCCACGCGCCAAGGTCCTCCAACCAAGACGGCGGACCCTCACTCCACATGTCCTTACGCATGGAGTCCTGCACGCGCGCTCCATCCAAGATGGCGGACCCTAACGCCTTTAGGAACCCCACGCCCTCTCCCTTCATCTCAAACGGCGGACCCCTTCCTACTTTTTAGAGGTAGTTTAGGTCCTCCATCTCAAATGGAGGACGTCTACAGTGTCCAATTCCAAACAGCCCTTGTATATAATTGAAGCtttaattttgaaattaaatCATACACACAATGGCTCAAAATAATATCACAGTTCAAATCCATTATAATGGAAGTATTTTTCCAGATGTTAATGTCGGAGTCATATTTCAAAACACCAACGTACAGCAACTCAAAATACACCCCAGATCCAATTACACGCGTCTAAAAGAAAGACTCGAAAACAAGCTCCAACAACAGATAAACGATATTTATTATCGATATCCAGTATTTAATGACGGCGTTAACGTGACTTATACAACAACGAAAATAGAAGACGACAATGACGTCGGGTTAATGTTCCAGTGCCATTCGACGTATAATTTGTCAGATGTGATTGAGTTATACGTATGCTTAGTAGACAACGATGAGGGTGATCAAGTAACGTATCTGACGCAAACTTCTCAATCTCATCAATATCAAATGAGTCAAGAGACTATACTGTCATTGACACCAGTTCCAGAGACTATACTATCGTTGACACCAGTTCCAGATGAGGATGTCGGGGATGATAGTGACTATGAAGAAGCGCGGTACGTAGAAACGCAAAATCTTTTCAGTGGAGAAAGTGACAACTCTGACAATGATATCCCCGTGGTGCATCAAGATCAAGTGCAAGATCTATACAATCCACCACTACACATGAGAATCCCACATACTCACTTGACGAAGATGCATCAATTTTTGAAACCACGGAGCCACTTCGGATAGAGGGGGGTTGCTTGGCATGGAATTTAATAGGAAAGAGTGATGTGTATTCGCCATTTGCCAATTTCACATTAGAAATTGTCTTGATTATTCAGTGTATAAGTCTGATTCTAAATGACTCATAATCAAGTGTGTTAACGAAGAATGCACCTTCAAATGCAAAGCATATGTGGGGAATGGGGGGTGGTAAGTGGGTGATCACTAagtgttaataccttaggattggcattaattttgtaaaacaaataatgtaatcacctctgttgttttaatatgttgggttgaagaagttcaacatctggaccaacatgtcatgtacgatgtcacgacatcgtgactgtgacatcacacatgtgtagaaaactgaattagttaattcaggcatatattctgggattagtgaggatatttggtgaatatcctaacttctttgtggaggtcttaaagactcaatcagaatatacagtttctaaatatggagatatatatggagataTTTTGGGAACTAAAAGATTaaagaccttgattgtagcagaagttttctgctgactttgtaacagcaaaggagaagcttgTTACGATTTCtaaggcccaaatccagttgggtgtttaggttataaatagcagattgtaacctaggttaagtaagcctcaaacaatgtaaaaattaggggtgtgtgtgaggtaaacatcccaacctgtgggaaggttaccatgtgtttctcagtgctcaaagctgagattatttgtaactcaaagcctgtaggtaagagttgttatggtcttgaacgaagctaTGAAGCAAGTTCAATTTGTTTAGCATTACTTTgaaattgtagtgataggaatggaaactagtggtttctatctaggagttcctagttatagattgcattgggtagggattaagtgaagagttgtaaacgggggagtttaactctgaattaatactactgatagtggatcttcttcctggcttggtatgcccccagagtaggtgatgttgcactgaactgggttaacaatttcctgtgtttgtttttcCTTCTGCACGGTATAAtcctgtctgttataactcagcatgtatttcagtctgtttatcaagagaataacagacctggtacatagcaTACTGTTTGAATGTTAATCAGAATGTTTTGGCATTCATCATTAGCAGCATATAttgaataataggcaggttggtttttctgcttcagttcagtatttatttcagtctgttcttcaggaggataacagacctggcataaggctcattgtgaaaatgtcaaactggatgtcttgacatttattactgtaagctgataccgaagtatatactggttggtcttttacagtacaacatttagcacagtctgCTTTCAGGAACAAAACAAACTTAGCATGTGGTATATGTTCTGgtcgtcaaactgaatgttgtgacattcattcctgacagcatatgctaaattgtaggatggttagtttttctgtttcagtatttatctcagcctattcttcaggaatccaacagccgagctaaaatccaggaaactaacaactgagctacaattaatgaacctaacaaatagcctatttgttagcaccctaatatgtggaaattaggttaacgtgtttaacttttattttaggaaatacaagtacaaggccagcaaactgtaatactgtaacaggtgatgttcaaatcatTATTGAGACATCAGGCTGATAACTGTGCAAGCTCAACATAAGTTAGTgttatgtttgatctctgttgagtctttgtatcagatggacagaactgggtgttcttccattctatggtaatatagtagcagatgtcgtgacatctgtgaatgtgtgcacATTAGTACTGGGTGTTAATTGTATAACTATCTtgttgtattagtaacaatgttggatcagatgtcatgacttggagtagaacatctgaacactgactacaccagaatttcactAAGGTTAGTGGTCCGCACACATGCATGTCTTCCACAATGTCTCAAGATCATACAAAACTTGAATCTAATCTAATATGTAACAGTATCAAGTCTCTAATCAACAGTGATGCCTCACTGAAAGTGAAACACATCATTGCTCATATTCGGGAGACATTCAACTACACAATCTCTTACAAAAAGGAGACTTCATACAACGACCTGCCGCAATGGTTGTTGGTCACGAAAACATTTCTACCAGGTACTATAATAGAACTCGAGACCCTTCCTATATTTTCAAATGAAGGGACTCAAATCAGTGGTGCTAGAGTTTTTCACCGCCTTTTTTGGTCTTTCCAACCATGCATCAAgggttttgcattctgcaaagCGGTGGTTCAAGTAGATGGCACATGGTTATATGGAAAGTACAGGGGAACTTTATTAATGGTTGTGGCACAAGACGGAAATAGGAACATATTTCCAATAGCTTTTGCATTGGTAGAGGGTGAAACCGGAGAAGCATGGAGTTTTTTCTTGAGAAATCTTAGAATGCATGTGACACCACAACCCAACCTATGTTTGATATCAGATCGACATGAGTCAATAAAGAGTGCCTATAATAACCCGGATAATGGCTGGCAACACCCTCCCTCCTCACACGTCTATTGCATCAGACATATAGCTCAAAATTTCATGAGAGAATTCAGAGACAAGGAACTTCGGAAAAAAATTATTAACATGGGTATCTTCCAAAAAATATCTTTGTTACCATATCTAACATTAACTTCTACATACTAATTTAGTTTTCCTTTTCATTTTCAGGGTATGCATTAAATGAGGCAACATATGAATACTACAGGGGAGAGATACGTAAGGTTAACATAGAAGCGTTAGAATGGGTAGACAATATTCCAAGAGAAAAATGGACGAGATCATTTGATGGAGGGAAACGTTGGGGTCATATGACTACCAACCTCGCAGAATCGATGAACTCAGTTTTAAAATCCACACGCAACCTACCTATTACCGCTTTGTTAAATCAACATATTATCGAATGGGCACACTGTTTGGGAAAAGAGGACATGATTGGACTAAAATGTTGGGTTCTGGCCAACTGTTCACTGAAAACTCCATGAAGGGAATTGAGGAGGAAGTAATCAAATCAAATAGCCACACAGTTATGCAATTTGATCGTGAGAGGTTCTGCTTCCTGGTCCAGGAAACTGTTCATCATAGTGACGACATACCGACTACCCATTATAACGTCGACCTTCAGAATCTTACGTGCGAGTGTGGAAGATTCCAAACGTTTCATGTCCCTTTCTCATATGTTATTGCAGCGTGTTCAAGCATAAGACAAGACTATTCTGTGCATATAGCTGACGTGTTCAAAGTTGTAAACGTATTTAAGGTCTACGAGGAAAGTTTCCTCGGGATCCCGACCGAAACAAGTTGGCCACAATATGAAGGTGACACGTTATGCCACAACGACCGCATGCGGAGAAACAAGAAAGGTCGCCCAAACAGTTGTCGgattagaactgaaatggacaacgctgaaaaagaaaaaaggagGTGTGGTATTTGTCGAGAAATAGGACATATGCGTAGAAAATGTCCTACCAGGCTTGGCCCTTCTACTTAGTTATGTCTGAAGTTTTAGTATATTCAATCTTCATTATATTTCGTGTATTTCCTTTTTCCAACAACAAGTTCTATTAATAGCGTAACATTATCTTCTACAACACAAGACAGATTACAACATAATAACAACTTCATCTAAAGATAAAAAACTACAACTATTCCAACACGTTATAACAACTAATCACTACATCACCTTTGATCATATTACCATTTTAAACGACAATAGCTAAGACAAGTGGATCTTCAACACCTCGACTAACTTCTCCACTATGTGCAGAAAACATACAAGTAACATCCAGATCATTTTCTACACGATCCCAATAATGCATGTATGTCCCATCTGGGCTAGCGTCCGTAAGAGTTATGTATGGACAATAATATTCAATTCTTCTAACACGTCGAATCGGACCACCCAGTTGTCCAAAACTTCCGTTGATGGCAAAAACCAACTGCCTGAACTTCCATTATGGATTCAAACAAACCCTCATTTGATTATctgtttcaaagaaaacaatgCAACACACAGACATCATTCACAACTAATATATTCATTTGTCATATGCTTCCAATATTTATAGGATACCTActggaaataaaaaataatattatacTATGGTTTAAGCGGGAAAAGTCTATATCAAAATATTATTTGGGCGGGAAAAAATAAACGTAACATTAAATATTTATACCAAATATTACAAAAAAAAGCTATATGAATTCAAAAtcttaattaattattattaaatattttgCTAATAATATGTCactatttattatttattttaattttagaacaatttatttttaaaacaattaattaattaattataaatattaatttttaattattattgtatACTTATTACAAAtattaataaatttatttttaataaatttattgTAAGTATCATTAAAAATATTCATTTCTCTTTAAAAAAATGTAAAGttttcttttttaaaattaatttcaaaatattatgtaatattaaatatttataacaaatattacaaaaaaatttatataatttcaaaattttaattaattaattattataaataataattCTTAATTAGTATTATATATTTATTACAAATTATATATAAAAGGTAATATAactaattaatattaaataattatgaaaaatattatatatcaaattagttaattttttttaaattttttttttaattaaatataatattttaattaatttttcatattaaaaaattattttaataatttaaaattatttctaaaattaaaaaacaaaaaatatataatttaatgTACACTCCATCCCAGATGGCGCACCCCAACTGCAGCTCTAGCAGCGTCTGTCATCTAGGATGGAGGACCCTGAATAATAATAATATACTCTCACTACAGCACAAAAAAAATGATATATTGGGAAATTATTTTCAGCAAGTGGCATTTTGAGAATATATTTTCTTAGTAGTGGCATGTAGGTAAAATACTCCATGCATATGTCTCTCTGTTCAATTGTACAGCAAAACAAAAACATAACTAATGAACCTTTAAACAGTCCTCATCAAGATGCTTATGAAAATATGCCTAGTCCTTCAATTGAGTCAACACCTAAGAATCTTATAGAATCTCAAGTTAGTGTTCCCTCGAATAATGTCAACACTAACAACTCTTCTACTAAGTCCTTTGCTAGTCATACCACCGATAACTCTCACGCCTTCCTTTAACAATAACCATCCTAAACAACCATTACTTGAAAATGATCATGCCATGCTCACTAGAGCAAAATATGACATTATAAACCCAAAGTCCTTTTGGCCTGTGATGAACTTACAACAACAAAACAAGCACTAGCTCAACCAAAATCGTTTGAGGCTATGAAACAAGAATATGATGTTATGTTATCCAAAAACACATGGACACTCACTACTCTTCCCTCACACAAAAAAACCACAGGCTATGTGTGTTTAGAGTAAAAGAAAATATCGATGGAAGCCTCAACAAATACAAAGCCAGACTTGTGGAAAAAGTTTTCCACCAACAATATGTATTTGAATTCCATGAAACCTTCTCACCTATTGTAAAGCCAACAACAATTAGATTCATCTTAACACTAGCTCTGACTTACAAGTGGTATATTCAACAAGTAGACTTAAACAATGCTTTCTCAATGTTGCACTTCAAGAAGAAGTATACATATGCAACAATCACCAGGGTTTGAACATGCCAGCAAATCTCTAGTATCCAAGTTGAATAGAGATCTCTATGGCCTAAAGCATGCTCTAAGACCCTTGTATGAAAATATCAACGAAGCTCTATTTCAGTTTGGCTTTATGTCAAGCAGCGTGACCACTCAATTTTCATTTACAACCACCAAGGTATCATTCTCTATGCTCTTGTCTATGTAAATGATATTCTAATCATAGGGTCCTCTTCTACTCTCATCCATAAACTGATTTGCAAACTTCATGATAAATTTGCACTCGAAAAGCTTGGGAAACCTTAATATTGTCTTTGCATTAAAGTAAAATATCAAGCTAATAGGTCTTTTCTACTCACTCAAACTAAGTATATCATAGACATACTTTCCAAAGTCAACATGGAAGAAGAAAATGGATTACAGTCTCTTATGTTTAGTCACTGCAAACCTTGCAAATTTGGGCCTGGTCTTATGTAGGATACTTTCATCTACAGGTCTGTAGTATGTGCTCTATAATATGTCACTCTAACAAGGCTAGACATGGAATATTGTGTGAACAAAGCCTCTCATTTTATGGTCAACCCTATGAAAAGTCATTGGAGCAGGGTCAAGAGAATAATAAGATACTTAAGTGGTACATCAACACATGGCTTGGTCCTATCTTCTTCAAATCCTAGTCAAGAGCTATCATTAAGAGCCTATAGTGATTTATACTAGGCAAATGATCCATATGATATAAGATCTACTTGCATTTTTATTGGTCCAAATCTAATTTCATGGAGCTTCAAAAAGCAGTCATTGGTTGCTAGATCGAGTGCTGAGGTAGAATAGTGAGCCTTGGCACATACCACATATGAGTTTCTACGGTTGGAATCTCTTCTAAACGagttaaaaataaaatatatgtCACTAAATTTACTTTGTGACAACCTAAGTGTAGTTTTAATATCTCACAATCCTATACTACATGCTCGAACAAAACATGTTAAACTAGACATACATTTTTGCAGAGAACAAGTAATGGAAAATAGGCTCAAGATTCAACATGTTCCAGCTTCAGCACAACTAGCAAACATTATGACCAAGCCCTTACCAACTGCAGATTTTCAAGACTTGAGGAACAAGCTCAAAGTGGTAATACTATCACCACATTGATCTTGTGAGGGAGTATTCAAGTGTAGAAATATATTGAGTCTTTGTTAACTATTGTGTTAAGCAAAGCTAGTAAAACAATTAGTTAAAAGCATGTTATGTAAGTAGTTAGATTAGTTACAGAGTTTGTTACAAATATGTGAACTGGTAACTGAAAATTGATGAGTGTAAAACTCATATATAATGGTATGATGTAATAATGCAAGTGATGAAATGAAAATGATTTGGAAAATGTTGATTGATGA is a window of Lathyrus oleraceus cultivar Zhongwan6 chromosome 6, CAAS_Psat_ZW6_1.0, whole genome shotgun sequence DNA encoding:
- the LOC127091390 gene encoding uncharacterized protein LOC127091390 — protein: MLGSGQLFTENSMKGIEEEVIKSNSHTVMQFDRERFCFLVQETVHHSDDIPTTHYNVDLQNLTCECGRFQTFHVPFSYVIAACSSIRQDYSVHIADVFKVVNVFKVYEESFLGIPTETSWPQYEGDTLCHNDRMRRNKKGRPNSCRIRTEMDNAEKEKRRCGICREIGHMRRKCPTRLGPST